The nucleotide sequence GCGGGTAGTAGATGATGGCCCGGATCGTGCCGGTGGGATCGATGACAAACACCGCTCGTACGGCCTTGGTCGAGTCCTCACCAGGCATGATCATCCCGTACTTGCCGGCGATCTCCATCGAGACGTCCTCAATGAGCGGGAAGTTGACCTGCACATCGTGCATGTCGCGAAAACTGATCTTGTCCTTGATCGTTCGCAGCCATGCGATGTGGCTATAAAGCCCGTCCACGGACAGTCCGACCAACTCGGTGTTGTAGGCCGCGAACTGCTGCTGCATCGACGCGAACGTGATGAACTCGCTTGTGCATACGGGGGTGAAGTCGGCCGGATGAGAGAAGAAGATGACCCACTTGCCCGCATAGTCGGCCGGAAAATTGATGGGCCCCTGTGTGGTGACAGCGGTGAACTCCGGAGCCGGATCGCCGATTCGTGGCATGACTGCGGCTGGGGCCGGGGTGTCGGGGATGGTCATCGTGATGATCCTTTCGCGTATCTCAGCCCGTTCAACAAATACCCATAGGGGTATATTCCGGCCGTCCGAGTTTCCACCCATCGGGGTTGTTGATGGCCGGCGCCGCAGCGCGGGGTTACCGCCGACAACCACGATGGGACCAGGCACGATGCCGATAGTGCTAGTAGGGTGCGGGAGTGCCCGAATACCAGCCGACCAAAGACTCGGTCGCCACCCATCGTGTGCCCGACTGGTTTGAGAACGCGAAGTTTGGCATCTTCATCCACTGGGGTCTTTATTCGGTGCCGGGGTGGGCCCCACTCGAGGCCGACACCCAAGAGTTGATGGCCACCAGGGGGCCGGCGTACTGGCTCAAGCACAACCCCTATGCCGAGTGGTATCAGAACACCATCGGAATCCCCGGCAGCCCGTCGCAGCAGTACCACCTCAAGACCTACGGCTCCAACTTCACCTACGACGACTTCAAGCCGATGTTCAACAAGGCGGTCAAGCAGTTCGATCCCGACTCCTGGGCCGATTTCTTTGTCCGGGCCAACGCCCGCTACGTGGTGCTCACCACCAAGCACCACGACGGATTCACCATGTGGCCCAGCCGGCATCCCAACCCGCACAAGGACTCCTGGCATGCCGGCCGCGATCTGGTCGGAGACCTGACCAGCGCGGTCCGCGACCGGGGCATGAAGATGGGCCTTTATTACTCGGGTGGCTACGACTGGACGTTCAACCCGACCGTCATCACCGACCTACCGGGGATGGCATCCTCGCTCGTACAGACCGACGAGTATGCGCAGTACGCCGACAATCACATCCGCGAGCTCATCAACCGGTACCAGCCGTCTGTGCTGTGGAACGACATCGGCTACCCGCCCAAGTCGAACCTGGCCGAGTTGTTCGCGCATTACTACAACCAGGTGCCCGACGGTGTCATCAACGACCGGTGGGCGCAGTTGCAGCTCCCCAGGGTCCCCGGAATGGAGCCACTGGTCATGGGCGGGCTCGGTCTGGCCAACGCATTGTGGCGGTTCCTGCCCGACCGGGTTCGGGTCTTGGACTTCCCGACCAGCTTCCACTACGACTTCCGCACCCCGGAGTACGCCCAGTACGACGAGATCAAACCGTACAAGTGGGAATCGACCCGCGGTGTGGGCAACTCGTTCGGAAACAACCGCCAAGAGGGTCCCGACCAGATGTTGACCCTCACCGACCTCGCCCGCGGCTTCGCCGACCTGGTGAGCAAGAACGGAAACCTGCTCCTGGGTATCGGGCCCTACCCGGACGGCACCATCCCCGAGTTGCAGGCCAAGCTGCTCGCCGATTTCGGCGCGTGGCTCGACGTGACCGGCGACGCCTACTTCAACACCCGCCCGTGGGCAACCGCGCAAGCCACCGCTACAGATGGAACCCCGCTGCGCTTTACCCAAAAAGAGGACGCCGTCTATGTGACGTTCCTGCAGGCCCCCGGCGAACGCCGGGTCGGGTTGCGTGGACTCACCGGCACTTCGGATACCAAGGTCGAGCTACTCGGCGGTGGCACCCTCGAACATGAATGTGCCGACGACCGGATCAACGTGACGTTCCCCGACCGATTGGACGTCTGGCCTGCCTACGCCCTCAAGATCACTCCGAAGCCCCATCTGCAAGCTTGATCCCGGCTTCGCCCAATCCGGTGACTTTGGCCTCTAACCAGCCAGCACCGGGGTAGCCGATCATGGCGGCATGACAGTTCGCGGCCGACTGTCGCCTAGGAGCCTAGGAGCCCTCATGATCGATTTCTCTTTGGACACCGAACATTCCATTCTCCACGTACGGCCCGAAACGGCGCTGGACAAGGAAGATTTCGTCAAGCTCGCTGAAGTGGTGGATCCTCACATCGAAGCGACCGGCGATCTTGCCGGGCTGATTCTCAACGCCCCGTCCTTCCCCGGCTGGGACAGTTTCGGAGCGATGGTCAATCACTTCCGCTTCATTCGGGACCATCAGAAGCACGTGAAGAAAATCGCCGTCGTTACCGACTCCCACCTCGGGGATGTCGCCGAGCATCTGACATCACATTTCGTGTCGGCTGAGGTGCGCCACTTTCCCGCCGGCCAAGTCGAACAAGCACAACAATGGATCCTGGGTGGATCCTAGACGGATTGATGCTCGTAATACCCTGCGCTGCAACGTTGATCGCTGCGTTGCGGGTTCGGGGTCGCTGGATGGGACCGACCCTGCCACGATGGTGAAATGACTGTCGTACCGGGCCCCCCAGAATCGGATTCCAGCCACTGCGACCCCCTTGCCGGATACCCGGTGACGCCACCGCCATTGCCGCGCCCCGTCACCTTCGACCAGCGCTGGAGTGACCTGACCTTCGTCCACTGGCCCGTGCTGCCGGACAGCGTCGCGCACATGTACCCGCCCGGCACTCGTCCCGACATCTTCGCCGACGGTCTGACATATCTGGGCTTTGTTCCGTTCGCGATGACCAGCACCAAGATCGGCACCGCGCTCCCGCTCCCATATTTCGGCAGGTTTCTGGAGACCAACATCCGGCTCTACTCGATCGATGACTCCGGGCGCCACGGCGTGTTGTTCCGTTCCTTGGAAACAGCCCGGCTGGCCGTTGTGCCCGTCACCCGGATTGGGATGGGCATTCCTTACACCTGGGCGAAAATGCAGATGACATGGTCGGGCCAGCGCCTGAGCTATGCAAGCGTGCGGCGCTGGCCCCACCGCGGCCTGCGCAGCCTGCTGACGATCCGCGTGGGCGACGCGGTTGAACCGACTCCGCTGGAGACTTGGCTCACCGCGCGCTGGGGAGCGCACACCCGCCATGGGGGACGGACGTGGTGGATGCCCAACGAGCACGGATCGTGGCCGTTGCACTCGGCCGAGATCCTCGAACTCGACGATGAGCTCACCGCGGCCAGCGGGGTGCGGCCGGCCGGCAAACACCTGCGTGCCCTGTTCTCTCCCGGAGTACGAACCTTTTTCGGGCGCCCGTGCGTGGTTCGTTGAATGCGTGGTTCATTGCAAAGCGAGCCGAGCGGCATCCGGCGGCATCCGGATTCGGGGTCAGGGGCAGGTGTACCCGCCGTCGATCACGATGTCCGAGCCGGTCATATAGCTGGAAGCCGCACTGGCTAGGTAGAGGTAGAGGCCGGTGAGTTCTTCGGGCCGGCCCATTCGTCCCAGCGGAATCTTTGGCTCCCATAGGGCGTGGTAGTCCGCCAATGGCTCAACGAGCTCGGTGCGGATGTAGCCCGGGCTGACGCTGTTCACCCGGATCTGGTGCGGAGCCAACTCCACGGCCATGGCTTTGGTCAGATGAACAACCGCCGCCTTGGACGTGCAGTAGTGGCTGACCTGCTGAGGAATGTTGATGATGTGTCCGGACATCGACGCGGTCGTGATGATCGTTCCGCCAATGCCCTGATCGACCATCGCCCGGGCCGCCGCTTGTGCGGTGAGAAAGACACCAGTCACGTTCGTATCCTGAATGCGTTGGAACTCTTCGAGTGGCATGTCCAGCATCGCCTGGACCGAGACGATGCCGGCGTTGCAGACGGCGATGTCGATCCCACCCAGCTCGCCGGTCATCTGGTCGAGCATGCCCCTGACCTGGTCAGGCTGGGTGACATCACAGCGGATAGGCAGCGCCTTGCCGCCGACCCCAGCTATCTCGTCGGCAACCACCTGCAGCGCATCGGAATGCCTTGCCGCAAAGGCGACTTGGGCCCCGGCCTCGGCATAGGCCAGCGCCACCTTCTTTCCGATGCCGGTGGACGCCCCGGTGATCAGGGCGCGCTTGCCGCTCAAGTCGAACAGATCCAACACGCTCATTCGCCAGTCCCTTCAGACGGTGACCTCCAACCGAAACACGTTCTAGTGTGTCCGGTATGGGCAGGTTCACCAAGGCCGAGATAGAACAAGCCGTCAGGCACTACACCACCGTCGTCGAGGGGTGCTCAGCCTCCGGTGACTGGCGACCGTTCGCAGATTTGTTCACCGAGGATGTCGTCTACACCGAACACCACTATGGGGTCTTCCATGGCCGCGAGGCGGTGCGCGAGTGGATCGTTGCGGTCATGGCGCCTTTCCCGCATATGCGCTTTCCCTCGGATTGGACCGCCTACGACGAAGACAACGATGCTGTTGTCCTGATGATCAAGAACAGCCTTGACCACCCGACCGATCCAAACGGTGAGCCGTTCTGGTTCCCGAACTGGACTCGACTCGTCTACGCCGGCGACGGCCTGTTCTGCAGCGAGGAAGACATCTATAACCCCGACCGGGATGCGCCACGGGTGATAGCTGCCTGGCTGCTGGCCGGCGGCCAGCTCGCCTCCGACCAGATCCTGCAGCCCGGGCCCTAGGTTGCCACAACCCGGCTGGGCCGACGCGCACATGCAACACGTCCAGTGGACCCGATCCGGAGTACGCCTGATTCGCCGGATCGATCGCGCCGGTGACCTCAATTGGCTATTTCTGCCCGGTGGCCCGGGAATCGGCTCCGAGAGCCTGCACGAACTGGTCGACACGGTCGATGTCCCCGGCACCTGCTGGCTCGTCGATCTTCCCGGCGATGGCTCCAACGTCAATGCGCCGGGTGCCTCCGAGGATCCCTATCGTCTGTGGCCGCGGGTTGTCGCGGAAGCGGCCCGACAAGTCCCGCATCCCGTGTTTGTCGGGCATTCCACCGGGGGCGAGTACCTACTGTCGACGCCCGCGCTGGATGCAGTGCTCGAGGGGCTGGTATTGATCAGCACCGCTCCTGATGCCTCGTGGATGCCGGCCTTCGAGGAGATGACCCGCAACAATTGGCTGCCGGGCGTCGAGCAGGCGATGGCCCGCTACCAATCCGATCAAACACCGGAGAATCTTCGCGCCGTTACCGTCGAGTCGGCGCCCTGGAACTTCGTTGAACATAGCGTCGCCAGGGGCGCGCGGATACTGGCCCGGCTGCCTTACAACACGGGTGCGACGCAATGGTCGGACGCGAACTTCGATAGCAGCTACCGATTGGCCTGGTGGCCGACCAGACTACCGACACTCATCGTCAGCGGCGCGGCCGATCGCATCGTTACGCAGTCGCTGTGGCAAACCGAACGCTTCCAGGCAGACAACGTGATCCGGCGCGTCATCGCCGAGGCGGGGCACTTCCCCTGGATCGAACAGCCAGTCGCGGTGCGCGATGCGTTCACCGAGGTCGCACAGCGGATCATCGGCACGCGAGCTACGGGGTCGGACCGTCGGGACTGACCTGCCCGGGAACTTCATGGCAGTAGGGGGTCACTCTGGTGAGGTGACGGTGTAGACAAGACGGGCGAACTGCCCATGAGCAGCGGCGGAAACCAGGCGGAGCCGATCGGCCCCGATGCATCGCGGGAGTAACGGCGCTCCGCCGGTCAAGGCAGCAGGCGCAACGGACAACCTGATCTCATCCAGGGCGCCGGCATCGAGAAACTGGCCGGCAAGGTCTCCGCCACCGACCACCCAGATGTCTCCGGCGCCCGCGGCCTCTTCTATCGTCGGCAGCACATCGAGGACTGAGCCGGACACGAACCGCACATCTGCCCAGGCGGGGACGGGCAGCTCACGTGTAGTGAAGACGAATGTTGGTTTGTCGCCATAGAACTGCTGCCACGTCTCGGGGTGGTCGAGAATGCTCTCCGTCTCAATGACCCACTGGTAGGTTATCGAGCCCTCCACCATGACTGTCGCTTCGGTCGGAACCAGTCCGCTTTCGGGCATTCCGCTTTGGTCGACCGCGAACAGCCAAGCCAGCGAATAGTTTTCGTCGGCGATCCAGCCGTTGAGAGTCGTCGCGGTGTCGAACACAATCTGTCCCATAGACCAGACCATACGGCCGCACCCCAACATCGGTGCGGGGCCGCTGTCCGTGGTGGATTCATCCACACCCAAGGGTGACCCGCCTACCATTCGGAGCATGACAACCAGCCCCGCCGGGCCTGACCATACCGGTCGACACGATGCCCCATCGTTGTCGATCCCGCTGCGCGAGCGACGATATGACTGGTTCTTCGTCGTCGCATTCACAACGTTCGCATGTACATCGTTGGTGATCGATACCGCCAACATGGTTGGCCGCCCGAATCCGCATTCGCACAACCCGGTAGCACGGCTCCTCTACGCTCAGATAGGCGGTGCCGATCCGCTGATGATGGCCAATCCTCGTTTTGTGCAACTGTCCGTCGGGTTTGTTTCGGCGCTGCTGTTCGGCGGGTTCTACCTCGTGCTCAGCTACGCATTCGTACGGGGCCGCGAATGGATCCGACTGCCAGCAATTTTCGGCGCCGGCATGGTCGTCATGGCAACCGGGCTGTACCTTGCCGTCTTACTCCTCGGTGATGCACCGCTGTTTTCACTGGCCTGCGGGCCCGACTCCAGCTTCGACTACAAGTCACCAAACGCGTTGCACAGCGTCGCCGTCAACGCGCCCTACCCGCTGGTTGCGGTGCTGCTGGTGGCGCGACTGTGGCGGTCGCATCCGTTCACTCATCCTGTTCGGGACGGATAAGCGACACAGCCCCAGGATGCGCCCGACATGGATGCGATCAGGTCCGAGCTCATGTCCCAGCTAGCCCCAGCCGGAGGTGTGAAGGTGGAAATGGCGTCGCGGGATCATTGGCGACCGCGCGAAGACGGGCCGGGTCCGCTACGGCGTCGAGTCAACCGGCTGGCACTTGCGCCGTCGCGCCCGAGCCGCCGCCAGCGCCTGCTGCCACGCCAACATGGTGGCGGCCTTCAAGTTAACCGGCGTGGCGCTATCTTTCGACAACAGCGCCGTCGCGGCAACCTTCGTGCTCGCCGATGCCTTCGACATGTGACCGGAATCGAACGGCGGCTGAGGATCGTATTCGAGGGCCAGCTGGATCGCTTTCGCCCGGCTCTCGCCACCGATTTGCCCGGCCAGCCACAGCCCCAAGTCCAGTCCCGCGGACACGCCTGCACTAGTAATGATGCTGTCCTGCTGAACGATTCGCTTGTCAGCGACCGGAATCGCGCCAAACGCCTTTAGCGCCGGGATGGTCAGCCAGTGTGAAGTCGCGCGCCGGTCTTTGAGCAAGCCGGCCGCGGCCAGGATTACCGAGCCCGAACACACCGAGGTAGTCCAGCTGGCGCTCCGATGGGCTTGGCGCAGCCAGTCGAGTAGCTTCTCATCGCGCGCATGCACGGGAGTAGCCGGGCCACCCGGAACCACGACCACATCAGGCGCAGGAGTTTCAGCCAGCGAATGCGTGGCGCCGAGCACCAGCACCCCCGAGTCGGCGGTGATCGGTCCGGGATCATGCCAGACAAAACGCACCTCGGCGTGGGGGAGATTGCGCAATACCTCGTACGGGCCAATCATGTCCAGAGCGGTAAAACCCGGGTAAGCAACGAAAGCGAACTGGGGCATCGGTATTCTCCCTTCCGGTCAGGCGAAGGCCTTGCGGTATTGGTCTGGTGAGATGCCAACCCTGCGAATGAAGTTGCGCCGCATCGTCTCAGCGGTACCGAACCCGCAGCGGGCCGCGATTGCCACGACGGTGTCCTCGGTCTCTTCCAACTGTCGTCGCGCGGCCTCCGTGCGGACGCGTTCGACATACTGGCCCGGCGCCTCGCCAACTTCACCAGTGAATACCCGCGTGAAATGGCGGGGACTCATCGCCGCCCGATGGGCCAGCTCTTCAATGCTGTGCGGGCCACCCGGTTGGGCCTCGATCGCCTCCTGCACGTCCCGGATCGAAGGCCGCTTGGCCCGCGGCATCCACACCGGTGCCGCGAACTGCGTCTGGCCGCCGGGGCGACGCAGATACAACACCAGCCAGCGGGCAAC is from Mycobacterium marinum and encodes:
- a CDS encoding SDR family oxidoreductase translates to MSVLDLFDLSGKRALITGASTGIGKKVALAYAEAGAQVAFAARHSDALQVVADEIAGVGGKALPIRCDVTQPDQVRGMLDQMTGELGGIDIAVCNAGIVSVQAMLDMPLEEFQRIQDTNVTGVFLTAQAAARAMVDQGIGGTIITTASMSGHIINIPQQVSHYCTSKAAVVHLTKAMAVELAPHQIRVNSVSPGYIRTELVEPLADYHALWEPKIPLGRMGRPEELTGLYLYLASAASSYMTGSDIVIDGGYTCP
- a CDS encoding nuclear transport factor 2 family protein; the encoded protein is MGRFTKAEIEQAVRHYTTVVEGCSASGDWRPFADLFTEDVVYTEHHYGVFHGREAVREWIVAVMAPFPHMRFPSDWTAYDEDNDAVVLMIKNSLDHPTDPNGEPFWFPNWTRLVYAGDGLFCSEEDIYNPDRDAPRVIAAWLLAGGQLASDQILQPGP
- a CDS encoding alpha/beta fold hydrolase, yielding MQHVQWTRSGVRLIRRIDRAGDLNWLFLPGGPGIGSESLHELVDTVDVPGTCWLVDLPGDGSNVNAPGASEDPYRLWPRVVAEAARQVPHPVFVGHSTGGEYLLSTPALDAVLEGLVLISTAPDASWMPAFEEMTRNNWLPGVEQAMARYQSDQTPENLRAVTVESAPWNFVEHSVARGARILARLPYNTGATQWSDANFDSSYRLAWWPTRLPTLIVSGAADRIVTQSLWQTERFQADNVIRRVIAEAGHFPWIEQPVAVRDAFTEVAQRIIGTRATGSDRRD
- a CDS encoding DUF2781 domain-containing protein: MTTSPAGPDHTGRHDAPSLSIPLRERRYDWFFVVAFTTFACTSLVIDTANMVGRPNPHSHNPVARLLYAQIGGADPLMMANPRFVQLSVGFVSALLFGGFYLVLSYAFVRGREWIRLPAIFGAGMVVMATGLYLAVLLLGDAPLFSLACGPDSSFDYKSPNALHSVAVNAPYPLVAVLLVARLWRSHPFTHPVRDG
- a CDS encoding DJ-1/PfpI family protein, whose translation is MPQFAFVAYPGFTALDMIGPYEVLRNLPHAEVRFVWHDPGPITADSGVLVLGATHSLAETPAPDVVVVPGGPATPVHARDEKLLDWLRQAHRSASWTTSVCSGSVILAAAGLLKDRRATSHWLTIPALKAFGAIPVADKRIVQQDSIITSAGVSAGLDLGLWLAGQIGGESRAKAIQLALEYDPQPPFDSGHMSKASASTKVAATALLSKDSATPVNLKAATMLAWQQALAAARARRRKCQPVDSTP
- a CDS encoding YqjF family protein; translated protein: MTVVPGPPESDSSHCDPLAGYPVTPPPLPRPVTFDQRWSDLTFVHWPVLPDSVAHMYPPGTRPDIFADGLTYLGFVPFAMTSTKIGTALPLPYFGRFLETNIRLYSIDDSGRHGVLFRSLETARLAVVPVTRIGMGIPYTWAKMQMTWSGQRLSYASVRRWPHRGLRSLLTIRVGDAVEPTPLETWLTARWGAHTRHGGRTWWMPNEHGSWPLHSAEILELDDELTAASGVRPAGKHLRALFSPGVRTFFGRPCVVR
- a CDS encoding STAS/SEC14 domain-containing protein, with product MIDFSLDTEHSILHVRPETALDKEDFVKLAEVVDPHIEATGDLAGLILNAPSFPGWDSFGAMVNHFRFIRDHQKHVKKIAVVTDSHLGDVAEHLTSHFVSAEVRHFPAGQVEQAQQWILGGS
- a CDS encoding alpha-L-fucosidase, translated to MPEYQPTKDSVATHRVPDWFENAKFGIFIHWGLYSVPGWAPLEADTQELMATRGPAYWLKHNPYAEWYQNTIGIPGSPSQQYHLKTYGSNFTYDDFKPMFNKAVKQFDPDSWADFFVRANARYVVLTTKHHDGFTMWPSRHPNPHKDSWHAGRDLVGDLTSAVRDRGMKMGLYYSGGYDWTFNPTVITDLPGMASSLVQTDEYAQYADNHIRELINRYQPSVLWNDIGYPPKSNLAELFAHYYNQVPDGVINDRWAQLQLPRVPGMEPLVMGGLGLANALWRFLPDRVRVLDFPTSFHYDFRTPEYAQYDEIKPYKWESTRGVGNSFGNNRQEGPDQMLTLTDLARGFADLVSKNGNLLLGIGPYPDGTIPELQAKLLADFGAWLDVTGDAYFNTRPWATAQATATDGTPLRFTQKEDAVYVTFLQAPGERRVGLRGLTGTSDTKVELLGGGTLEHECADDRINVTFPDRLDVWPAYALKITPKPHLQA
- a CDS encoding dihydrofolate reductase family protein — its product is MGQIVFDTATTLNGWIADENYSLAWLFAVDQSGMPESGLVPTEATVMVEGSITYQWVIETESILDHPETWQQFYGDKPTFVFTTRELPVPAWADVRFVSGSVLDVLPTIEEAAGAGDIWVVGGGDLAGQFLDAGALDEIRLSVAPAALTGGAPLLPRCIGADRLRLVSAAAHGQFARLVYTVTSPE
- a CDS encoding peroxiredoxin, giving the protein MTIPDTPAPAAVMPRIGDPAPEFTAVTTQGPINFPADYAGKWVIFFSHPADFTPVCTSEFITFASMQQQFAAYNTELVGLSVDGLYSHIAWLRTIKDKISFRDMHDVQVNFPLIEDVSMEIAGKYGMIMPGEDSTKAVRAVFVIDPTGTIRAIIYYPLSLGRNFDELLRVIKALQTADHYDVATPADWRPGDPVIVPPAGSCGTAKERMEGQVDGVECEDWFFCTKELSAETVESAITAGAQP